In the genome of Candidatus Eremiobacterota bacterium, the window GGAGCAGGTAGGGGCGGGCAAAGCGCTTCAGGAGAAGCGCGCCCTCTTCCACCGAAAAGGCAAAGGTCGTGGTGCGCTCAGTATATTCGGGAAGGGACTGGAGGTACTCCACGGCGTCGCTCGCATCACGGTAGTCAGGCTTGAAAAAGAGCGCTTTCTTGAGCATTGAGTGGGCTTTGCCGTAAGATCGCTCCTTGATGTACGTCCATGCAAGGCCTATGTAGGAATCGGCAAGTGAGCCGCCGAGCGTGAGGGCCTTGGTGAAGAATGAGCGGGCGCTCCTGATATCGCCCCTCGTGTAATAAATCCATCCGATGCCGAGGTAGGCATCGCCGGCGCCGGCATCCTGGGCCAGAGCCTTTTTAAAGTTCCTGAGGGCGCCGTCAAGATCACCCATCTTGAAGAGGCACCACCCCATGCCGGTAAAGCCGTCGGAAAGCTTCGGCCGCAGGCGCAGGGCCTCGGAAAACTCTCTCAGGGCAGGCGTATGCTGGTCAAGGCGGTAATAGCTCCACCCGAGGCTGTCACGGACAAAGGCCTGGCGGGGATTCCTCTGCAGCGACCCGTTGAAGAGGACGACGCTGTCGTTGTAGAGGCCCTTGGAGTAGGTGACCCATCCTGCAAGCGTCTGGGGGGAGGAGATCCCGCTGGAGTAAACCAGGCCGATTATCACAAGGGAAACTATCACCGAGGGGAAGCACAGAAGCTGCACCGGCGAGTAGTTGCCGAGGTACCGGTAAGCACGGTGGATGAGAAGAGCCACCATGAGGCCCCCTGCCACGACTATGCCGCAGGCGATCAAGAATGGCATATCGGGGAAGATCAGCATGGTAAGCCCCACGAGAAGGCCGTTCGATCCCGCCAGGCCGTTCTTCACGATCCAGTATTTCTCATAGATGAGGTGGCATACCAGGGTGGCCACGAAAAGGCCTATGGCTCCCAGGAGGGCCTCCCTGGGATAAAGGAGGGCAAGGGCGGCAAGAAAGAGGAAGCCCGAGAGGGGATTGTTGCAGAGAAAAAGCTGCCCTGCGCCCCGAAGCAGGGAGTCAAGGAAATCAAGGCCCCTCGTGCGGGTGATCTCCCGGTATCTTTTTTCCAGGGCCCTCCTGTTCATGGGCGCCCCCCCGTGCCGGGCTCATGGTCCCGCCTCTTTTTGCCGCCGATGATTTCCTCGGGAGGGATATTGCATATCACGACAGGAACCTTGTGAGATCCCGGCTTGCGGGCACGGATCTCCTTCACCCAGTGGACGTGGAACTCCAGGTCCTTCGCGATGGTTCTCTTAAGCTCAGCCTGGATAAGCTCCTCGAGGGTCTTCAGGTCCTTCTTGTCCTTGTAGACAGGCACGACGTGGATTTCAAGACGGGCACGCTGGTTCTGGATGACCTGGAACTTGTGGATCCCCCTTATCTCCTTCAGAATGAGCGTGACGGTAAAGGGGCTTATCC includes:
- a CDS encoding urea transporter — encoded protein: MNRRALEKRYREITRTRGLDFLDSLLRGAGQLFLCNNPLSGFLFLAALALLYPREALLGAIGLFVATLVCHLIYEKYWIVKNGLAGSNGLLVGLTMLIFPDMPFLIACGIVVAGGLMVALLIHRAYRYLGNYSPVQLLCFPSVIVSLVIIGLVYSSGISSPQTLAGWVTYSKGLYNDSVVLFNGSLQRNPRQAFVRDSLGWSYYRLDQHTPALREFSEALRLRPKLSDGFTGMGWCLFKMGDLDGALRNFKKALAQDAGAGDAYLGIGWIYYTRGDIRSARSFFTKALTLGGSLADSYIGLAWTYIKERSYGKAHSMLKKALFFKPDYRDASDAVEYLQSLPEYTERTTTFAFSVEEGALLLKRFARPYLLPFMLILLGILVHSLWSMLFALVGILFFLAALSLRSSCPEFGSVFFLYNLLASSVAFGGIQFVLSRGALAMVLVADLCCAFLWLILDRGFTPLGYPPLGLPCALTIFLLTYPHRFGLVPDGAAGLLTTGFDMISTSPERIVLWAEKLKTSSSYWSKIKALIEEKKTSLEEKESP